A portion of the Acidobacteriaceae bacterium genome contains these proteins:
- a CDS encoding oligogalacturonate lyase family protein, whose amino-acid sequence MILKGHDWLNHVQFSPTDPYTLMYAHEGPSDKVDRIWAIRYDGTQNKLMHERTDANETVNHEFWGPDGHTIWYDLQKPSGKNFYLASYDVQSGQRKLYHLDKVASSVHYGISKDGTLFCGDGRNTALPAAGSNTQGKTPWSRQWIETLKPIPLDATAATDPKMASWFDFNNKVSGKEVSLAGWLKPERLVNLSKNNYLRDEPNARFSPDGKYVIFTSNMFGSSYVFAVETK is encoded by the coding sequence ATGATTTTGAAGGGTCACGATTGGCTAAATCATGTCCAATTCTCACCCACTGACCCTTATACGTTGATGTACGCCCATGAAGGTCCTTCTGACAAGGTTGACCGAATTTGGGCAATCAGGTACGACGGCACGCAAAACAAATTGATGCATGAGCGAACTGACGCGAATGAGACTGTTAACCACGAATTTTGGGGGCCGGATGGTCATACAATCTGGTATGACCTACAGAAGCCTAGTGGTAAGAACTTTTATCTTGCCAGTTACGATGTACAGTCGGGACAGCGAAAGCTCTACCACTTAGATAAAGTCGCGTCATCCGTACACTATGGCATATCAAAAGATGGCACACTGTTCTGTGGAGATGGTCGAAATACCGCGCTACCAGCAGCAGGAAGTAATACTCAAGGTAAGACTCCGTGGAGCCGTCAGTGGATTGAAACACTAAAGCCAATCCCGTTAGATGCTACCGCGGCCACTGATCCTAAAATGGCCTCATGGTTCGACTTCAACAATAAAGTATCGGGCAAAGAGGTCAGTCTTGCTGGTTGGTTGAAACCTGAAAGGCTGGTAAATCTTTCAAAGAACAACTATCTACGTGATGAACCTAACGCGCGTTTCAGCCCAGATGGAAAGTATGTAATTTTTACATCGAACATGTTTGGCTCAAGTTACGTATTTGCTGTTGAGACCAAATAA